A genome region from Paenibacillus sp. J23TS9 includes the following:
- a CDS encoding bifunctional 2-polyprenyl-6-hydroxyphenol methylase/3-demethylubiquinol 3-O-methyltransferase UbiG, whose protein sequence is MKQNKYDDENFFSAYEKMPRSVQGLEAAGEWYVLKTLIPNLQNKNVLDLGCGFGWHCRYAREQQASSVIGVDISEKMLQKAREMTNDPLISYIKMPIEEIHFSNAPFDVVISSLAIHYIESFELICKKVYDCLATGGTFVFSVEHPIFTSRSEQDWYYDDQGNTLHWPVDNYSSEGLRETTFLTENVLKYHRTLSTYINDLIHAGFSIQAVKESTPSDEMLRNIPGMKDETRRPMFLMISAEKK, encoded by the coding sequence ATGAAACAAAACAAATATGATGATGAAAATTTCTTTTCTGCTTATGAAAAAATGCCAAGGTCAGTCCAAGGACTCGAGGCTGCAGGAGAATGGTACGTACTAAAAACATTAATTCCAAATCTGCAGAATAAGAATGTACTCGATTTGGGCTGCGGTTTCGGTTGGCATTGCCGGTATGCTCGTGAGCAACAGGCTAGTTCGGTGATTGGCGTGGATATTTCCGAAAAAATGCTTCAAAAGGCTCGGGAAATGACAAATGATCCTTTGATTTCGTATATAAAAATGCCAATTGAAGAGATCCACTTTTCTAACGCTCCATTTGATGTGGTCATCAGTTCATTAGCTATTCACTATATCGAGTCATTCGAGTTGATTTGCAAAAAGGTCTATGACTGTCTAGCGACAGGTGGTACATTTGTTTTTTCAGTGGAACATCCGATTTTCACTTCGCGCAGCGAACAAGATTGGTATTACGATGACCAAGGGAATACGCTGCATTGGCCAGTGGACAACTATTCATCAGAAGGTTTGCGTGAAACAACGTTCTTAACGGAAAACGTTCTAAAATATCATCGTACCCTATCAACTTATATTAATGACTTAATCCATGCTGGTTTCAGCATCCAGGCAGTCAAGGAATCTACGCCTTCAGATGAAATGTTAAGGAATATCCCCGGGATGAAGGACGAAACTCGAAGACCTATGTTTTTAATGATCTCAGCGGAAAAGAAATAA
- a CDS encoding PLD nuclease N-terminal domain-containing protein, translating into MNTDILWNLIAPLIVIQLILAVVGLISLYKAESTRGPKWLWVIIILCGNLLGSVAYFVVGRKDAS; encoded by the coding sequence GTGAATACGGATATTCTATGGAATCTGATTGCGCCTCTGATTGTCATCCAGCTGATTTTGGCTGTGGTGGGACTTATTTCATTATATAAAGCAGAATCGACCCGGGGGCCTAAATGGTTATGGGTCATCATCATACTGTGCGGAAACCTGCTGGGATCAGTTGCTTACTTTGTTGTGGGAAGGAAGGATGCCTCATGA
- a CDS encoding ABC transporter substrate-binding protein, translating to MNAYKKVISDYEALHPDVSIDYQTFPYDVYNQKLKASFSAKSPPDIAEMFGTWVPEYSKNGLLAEIPGSEQLQTEYYEAPLGGYTLNGKLYGLPLEFNIENGGMLIHPQMLKEHGIANPPSTWDELVADAKQLTVRDGKGIKVKGFDFVSGDNITFTFLSMILQQNGKYWGENDHVDFQTPEAQKAMTALTSLIANDKVADLTTFGGELDTSDYFFQGRSAMTYRGPWTVAAGLNTYKVKDFEYVPVPSFTTNPPSFSAESGWGIVASEKSKQQKAAVDFITYMSSNDNLLAWNQSTFTVPAKKAVAENPEFLKSNPYMKTSLDILQLGKWIGPIADRDFFFKTINDHFQLMATGQEAVEKGLQNIEKTINESQDQHK from the coding sequence ATGAATGCTTATAAAAAAGTAATTTCAGACTACGAAGCGCTTCACCCGGATGTGAGCATTGACTACCAGACCTTTCCTTATGACGTGTACAACCAGAAGCTTAAAGCATCCTTTTCCGCAAAGAGCCCGCCTGATATCGCAGAAATGTTCGGCACCTGGGTTCCGGAGTATTCAAAAAACGGCCTGCTTGCGGAAATTCCGGGAAGTGAACAGCTGCAAACGGAATATTACGAAGCGCCTTTGGGCGGGTACACACTGAATGGCAAGCTGTATGGACTACCGCTCGAATTTAATATTGAGAATGGCGGGATGTTGATCCATCCGCAAATGCTTAAAGAGCATGGAATTGCCAATCCTCCTTCTACATGGGATGAGCTTGTGGCCGATGCGAAGCAATTGACGGTTCGTGACGGCAAGGGAATCAAGGTCAAGGGTTTTGACTTCGTTTCCGGCGACAATATTACATTCACGTTTCTGTCTATGATTTTGCAGCAAAACGGGAAATATTGGGGAGAAAATGACCATGTTGATTTCCAGACACCAGAAGCCCAGAAGGCGATGACTGCCTTAACCTCCCTCATTGCTAATGACAAAGTGGCAGATCTTACGACGTTCGGCGGCGAGCTGGACACTTCCGATTATTTCTTTCAAGGCAGATCGGCAATGACCTATCGAGGTCCATGGACCGTAGCTGCTGGGCTGAATACATACAAAGTGAAAGACTTTGAGTATGTACCCGTGCCTTCCTTTACAACGAATCCTCCTTCATTTTCAGCAGAGTCAGGCTGGGGCATTGTTGCTTCAGAAAAAAGCAAGCAGCAGAAAGCAGCCGTCGACTTTATTACTTACATGTCATCCAATGATAATTTGCTTGCATGGAACCAAAGCACGTTCACTGTTCCTGCCAAAAAGGCTGTGGCGGAAAATCCGGAATTCCTCAAATCAAATCCTTATATGAAAACTTCACTTGATATTTTGCAGCTGGGGAAATGGATCGGTCCGATCGCTGACCGGGATTTCTTTTTCAAAACGATTAATGATCACTTCCAATTGATGGCCACCGGTCAGGAAGCCGTTGAAAAGGGACTTCAGAATATAGAGAAGACCATCAACGAAAGTCAGGATCAACATAAATGA
- a CDS encoding DUF6199 family natural product biosynthesis protein, with protein MSVVLILFGIIILALGVIQIRKPAWGWRANEGWKVEGESEPSEAYLVLTEIGGILIVVMGAFLILVGIFKLFY; from the coding sequence ATGTCAGTCGTTTTGATTTTGTTTGGCATTATCATACTTGCGCTTGGCGTGATTCAGATCCGCAAGCCCGCCTGGGGCTGGAGAGCTAATGAAGGTTGGAAGGTAGAAGGTGAATCTGAACCAAGCGAGGCATACCTGGTTTTGACAGAGATCGGTGGTATTTTGATTGTTGTCATGGGAGCATTTCTTATATTAGTCGGGATATTCAAGTTATTTTATTAA
- a CDS encoding transposase, which yields MLFLLIAGFIVVPFIMTALAIWNKLVRYVLHLVALLSFYTAGSIITTVVYMNRTHETVFTTNVHDVLLNPWFLMTGAYLGLYIPYRLLAGFWVHRHP from the coding sequence TTGCTATTTTTGCTGATCGCAGGTTTCATTGTTGTTCCGTTTATCATGACAGCCTTAGCTATTTGGAACAAACTTGTCCGGTATGTGCTGCATTTGGTAGCTCTGCTTTCTTTTTATACTGCAGGCTCCATTATTACCACGGTTGTTTACATGAACAGAACCCACGAGACCGTGTTTACCACAAACGTTCATGATGTGCTCCTGAACCCTTGGTTTCTGATGACAGGCGCCTACCTTGGACTGTATATTCCTTACCGCCTGCTGGCCGGATTTTGGGTGCACCGGCATCCATAA
- a CDS encoding DUF2188 domain-containing protein — translation MPNNKKPSVHTVPNPEGGWDNQQDGKVMSHGETKADAQKLGRQQAMKDKTEHVIHNKDGIISESNSYGNDPFPPRG, via the coding sequence ATGCCTAATAACAAGAAGCCATCTGTTCATACTGTTCCAAATCCTGAAGGTGGTTGGGACAACCAACAAGATGGAAAAGTTATGAGTCATGGTGAAACAAAAGCTGATGCCCAAAAGCTTGGAAGGCAACAAGCAATGAAAGATAAGACAGAACATGTTATTCATAACAAGGACGGGATAATATCAGAGTCCAATAGTTATGGGAATGACCCGTTCCCGCCAAGAGGATAA
- a CDS encoding LuxR C-terminal-related transcriptional regulator, with protein MKGNDHKSKFLLTHREREVFELLVQDKTTRDIAGQLFISEKTVRNHISNVMQKLNVKGRSQAVVELIKLGELKI; from the coding sequence TTGAAAGGGAACGATCATAAAAGCAAATTTTTGCTAACTCACCGTGAACGTGAAGTGTTTGAGCTGCTTGTTCAGGATAAAACGACCCGCGATATCGCCGGGCAGTTATTTATCAGTGAGAAAACGGTGCGGAACCATATTTCCAACGTGATGCAGAAACTCAATGTCAAAGGCCGTTCTCAGGCCGTCGTCGAGCTGATCAAGCTCGGGGAATTAAAGATCTGA
- a CDS encoding DUF3888 domain-containing protein, which translates to MIRKAFAIIFFGLLLLTPVTSAEPSDENEYSEALLTSLNPSIQNALAGYYGKPILYTEPKILMIEWLHKGHLSFNVTLQVKTFVGLNNSRSGKETMPITVTHDSQFVQKFHHEDQK; encoded by the coding sequence ATGATAAGGAAAGCTTTTGCAATTATTTTTTTCGGATTACTTTTGCTGACACCAGTAACATCCGCCGAACCAAGCGATGAAAATGAATACTCTGAAGCTCTTCTAACTTCACTTAATCCATCGATCCAGAATGCACTTGCTGGTTATTACGGTAAACCGATACTGTATACAGAGCCGAAAATTTTAATGATTGAATGGTTACATAAAGGGCATTTATCATTTAACGTCACACTCCAGGTCAAAACATTTGTCGGCCTGAATAACTCTCGATCCGGTAAAGAGACGATGCCCATAACAGTGACCCATGATTCACAGTTTGTTCAAAAGTTTCATCATGAGGATCAGAAATAG
- a CDS encoding YxlC family protein: MKRNKREHGLMNPKKPDLPPQAINMDEKGSAEDEALLAQLLHGFDQMDLAIRDPESPALHELEQLVNGHMHKLRKQAAREWALFLIIALVIIGGNLLLASSSIVIFAVIQGIVFVGVIAFALRTLQKSRKKVKSGHA, from the coding sequence ATGAAAAGGAATAAACGGGAACATGGACTCATGAACCCGAAGAAACCGGACCTGCCGCCGCAGGCAATAAACATGGACGAAAAAGGATCTGCGGAGGATGAGGCTCTGCTCGCACAGTTGCTGCATGGGTTCGACCAGATGGATCTGGCCATCCGGGATCCTGAATCGCCGGCGCTGCATGAATTGGAGCAGCTTGTGAACGGTCACATGCATAAGCTTCGCAAACAGGCCGCTCGGGAGTGGGCGTTGTTCCTGATCATTGCACTCGTGATTATCGGCGGCAATTTACTTTTGGCATCGAGCAGCATCGTGATCTTCGCAGTGATTCAGGGGATTGTGTTCGTGGGGGTCATCGCCTTTGCCTTGCGTACCCTGCAAAAATCACGGAAGAAGGTGAAGTCGGGTCATGCATAG
- a CDS encoding carbohydrate ABC transporter permease: protein MNLGTATGRNKGIEPGAERAGRKNGRKFIYLSLAPVLLLFGVFAFLPIGWSLGLSVFKYNPLSGSALFVGADNYIRMLGDSVFLKSLWVTFKFVIIAVMVNIIITLMIAVAIQRIRTGWLRSLMRTLFFLPTIAPLAGTAIVWSTMFNFNHGLFNILLDKMHMAPIQWLSDPHYALYSVIMMTLWADIGYNIVLFIAGLDSIPDMYYEAAILDGASRWHIFKDITLPLLRRSMLFISVTTVVSYFQAFAQFQIMTKGEPFNETRVLALHIYEQAFSNSNMGYASAMATVFLLIILVVTLLQLKWGRTEWEY, encoded by the coding sequence ATGAATCTTGGCACTGCAACAGGCAGAAATAAAGGAATTGAGCCCGGGGCCGAACGGGCAGGCCGAAAAAACGGGAGGAAATTCATTTACCTGTCGCTGGCCCCCGTTCTGCTGCTGTTCGGCGTGTTTGCCTTTCTTCCTATCGGATGGAGTCTGGGATTGTCGGTATTTAAATATAACCCGCTTAGTGGAAGCGCTCTCTTTGTAGGAGCCGACAACTATATCCGTATGCTGGGCGATTCGGTTTTTCTGAAGTCGCTCTGGGTCACGTTTAAATTTGTCATTATTGCCGTTATGGTGAACATCATCATCACGTTGATGATCGCCGTAGCGATCCAGCGGATTCGGACCGGCTGGCTGCGGAGCTTGATGCGCACCTTGTTTTTTCTTCCGACAATCGCACCGCTCGCAGGTACGGCAATCGTCTGGAGCACCATGTTCAATTTCAACCACGGTTTGTTTAATATCCTGCTCGACAAGATGCATATGGCCCCAATACAGTGGTTAAGCGATCCGCATTATGCGCTGTATTCGGTCATCATGATGACGTTGTGGGCTGATATCGGGTACAATATTGTCCTTTTTATCGCAGGTCTGGATTCGATTCCGGATATGTATTATGAGGCCGCTATTTTGGATGGAGCAAGCCGCTGGCATATTTTCAAGGACATTACGCTTCCGCTGCTTCGCAGATCGATGCTGTTCATATCCGTTACCACCGTCGTTTCTTATTTTCAGGCTTTCGCCCAGTTCCAGATCATGACCAAGGGAGAACCGTTTAATGAAACAAGGGTGCTGGCTTTACACATATACGAGCAGGCCTTTTCCAATTCCAACATGGGATATGCGTCGGCCATGGCTACCGTGTTTCTGTTGATCATTTTAGTGGTTACCTTACTGCAGCTCAAATGGGGGCGTACGGAGTGGGAATATTGA
- the melA gene encoding alpha-galactosidase: MTKISIIGAGSAFTQEITTDIMLIEGIEGGTIALVDIDPERLEIARKLVAQIIELSGKKWDVIASTDRREVIGGSQFVINQIEVGGLQTVRYEYEIPLKYGVNQCIGDTLGPGGLFKTLRTLPSWMEIIRDIEDLCPDTTILNYTNPMSAVTLLTSRITQIPVVGLCHSIQNTSQRLAKYAGVPYSEMKWRAAGINHMSWFVELSHQGQDLYPLLREKIQDPELLKKDPVRFDAMKYLGAFVSESSGHFSEYIPYYRKRQSLIDQHCNSGYNGATGYYADNWPIWRKENDERIIQQLEGTIPLELKPSNEYAAIIIEAMLKNEPKVIYGNVPNEGLIHNLPSDGVVEVACMVDRNGINPCQFGSLPEHLAALCRSNMAFFDLAVGAVLGNDKEMARHALMVDPLSAAVCSLAEIGDMFEELYEAEHDFIPALK, translated from the coding sequence ATGACTAAAATATCGATTATTGGCGCAGGCAGCGCATTTACACAGGAGATTACTACGGACATTATGCTCATTGAAGGGATTGAAGGCGGTACGATCGCACTGGTGGATATCGATCCGGAACGGCTGGAGATCGCACGCAAGCTAGTCGCGCAAATTATAGAGCTTTCAGGCAAGAAGTGGGACGTGATTGCTTCCACCGACCGTAGGGAAGTGATCGGGGGTTCGCAGTTCGTCATTAACCAGATTGAAGTGGGAGGACTGCAGACGGTCCGTTACGAGTATGAGATTCCGTTGAAATATGGCGTTAACCAGTGCATCGGGGACACGCTTGGCCCGGGCGGGCTATTCAAAACGCTGCGCACGCTTCCTTCCTGGATGGAAATCATCAGGGACATCGAGGATCTCTGCCCGGACACGACGATCCTGAATTATACGAATCCGATGTCAGCGGTGACGCTGCTTACATCCCGAATTACGCAAATCCCGGTCGTTGGCTTATGCCATTCCATTCAGAATACATCCCAACGTTTGGCCAAATATGCGGGGGTACCTTATTCGGAGATGAAATGGAGGGCGGCAGGGATCAACCATATGTCGTGGTTCGTGGAGCTTTCCCATCAGGGTCAGGACCTGTATCCTCTGCTGCGCGAGAAGATCCAGGATCCGGAACTGCTGAAGAAGGACCCCGTCCGATTTGATGCCATGAAATACCTGGGAGCTTTCGTATCGGAATCCAGCGGCCATTTCTCGGAATACATTCCTTACTATCGTAAACGCCAATCACTAATCGATCAGCACTGCAATTCCGGTTATAATGGCGCAACAGGTTATTACGCGGATAATTGGCCGATATGGCGGAAGGAAAACGATGAAAGGATCATTCAGCAGCTCGAGGGCACGATTCCGCTTGAGCTTAAGCCAAGCAATGAGTATGCGGCCATTATCATTGAAGCGATGCTGAAAAACGAACCGAAAGTGATTTATGGCAACGTGCCTAATGAAGGGTTAATTCATAATTTGCCGTCAGACGGCGTTGTCGAAGTAGCCTGCATGGTTGATCGCAATGGTATAAATCCTTGCCAGTTCGGCAGTCTGCCTGAGCATCTAGCCGCTTTGTGCCGTTCTAATATGGCCTTTTTTGATCTCGCCGTGGGAGCGGTTCTAGGTAACGACAAAGAAATGGCCCGGCATGCGCTGATGGTCGATCCGTTATCCGCTGCCGTTTGCTCGCTTGCTGAGATTGGCGATATGTTTGAGGAGCTGTATGAAGCCGAACATGACTTTATCCCGGCGCTGAAATAA
- the sigY gene encoding RNA polymerase sigma factor SigY, with translation MDEQKQIKCAQRGDSQAMAQLLQSHYSFLMKYLIKMTMNPALAEDIAQETMLRCIEKIKLYNGKSKFSSWLITLATRIYIDQMRRKQVEKQWKDQEQALRQTEWQLKHQLEAWTDAVQALSRLSYEWRLPILLKHYYGYTQDEIAEIMDIPPGTVKSRIYHGLQQLRKELTTDEKE, from the coding sequence TTGGACGAACAAAAGCAAATCAAATGCGCCCAGCGCGGAGATAGTCAGGCGATGGCGCAGCTGTTGCAATCCCACTACTCCTTTTTAATGAAATATTTGATCAAAATGACAATGAACCCGGCATTGGCGGAGGATATAGCGCAGGAAACCATGCTGAGGTGCATCGAGAAAATCAAGTTATATAACGGAAAATCCAAATTCTCCTCCTGGCTCATCACACTGGCGACACGAATCTATATCGACCAGATGCGCCGGAAACAAGTCGAGAAACAATGGAAGGACCAGGAACAGGCTCTCCGCCAGACCGAATGGCAGCTGAAGCACCAGTTGGAAGCCTGGACGGATGCCGTACAAGCTCTGTCCCGACTGAGTTACGAGTGGCGTCTTCCGATTCTGCTCAAGCACTATTACGGCTACACTCAAGATGAAATTGCTGAAATCATGGACATTCCGCCGGGAACGGTGAAATCGAGAATATATCACGGACTGCAGCAGTTACGAAAGGAGCTGACGACTGATGAAAAGGAATAA
- a CDS encoding LacI family DNA-binding transcriptional regulator, whose translation MPTLKDIAERVGVSISTVSRVLADESNRFFNSETRQKIWDAARDLGYTVKLPAQESPAQVKKIGCIVSTMQGRHYHPYFSVIFEGIEKELSQQGNKIAFILTQEDLKKPEVLQQITSENQTDGLIIIEGIENKLYSQIKKHVQHIVGIDVSDPSIPTISYDRVEAARAAVQHLIDQGHREIMFIGGTGLSGELDREKRFRGYKLALEQAGLTVHPQHVLNAEWEPDNAYHLVLKYLDRHSVQLPTAVFAASDIMAMAAMRAISEKGYRIPQDFAIIGFDDNEPSRYTVPPLSTIHIPTLEIGSVAARTILQSIQAPYPLPIKILLPFQPIFRQSSNSKI comes from the coding sequence ATGCCCACATTAAAAGATATAGCCGAACGCGTCGGCGTTTCTATCTCTACCGTTTCCCGCGTTCTGGCCGACGAATCAAACCGCTTCTTTAACAGTGAGACAAGGCAAAAGATTTGGGACGCAGCACGAGATTTGGGTTATACGGTTAAGCTTCCTGCCCAAGAATCCCCTGCGCAGGTCAAAAAGATCGGATGCATTGTATCCACCATGCAAGGGCGGCATTACCATCCTTATTTCTCGGTCATTTTTGAAGGTATCGAAAAGGAATTGTCCCAACAAGGAAACAAAATTGCTTTCATTCTTACGCAGGAAGATTTGAAAAAACCTGAGGTTTTGCAGCAAATTACAAGCGAGAATCAAACAGATGGCCTGATTATCATAGAAGGCATCGAAAACAAACTGTACAGTCAAATCAAAAAACATGTTCAACATATCGTTGGCATCGACGTGTCCGATCCAAGCATCCCAACGATCTCTTATGACCGCGTCGAAGCTGCCCGTGCAGCTGTTCAGCATCTGATTGATCAGGGTCACCGCGAGATTATGTTTATTGGAGGAACCGGCTTATCCGGAGAATTGGACCGGGAGAAAAGATTCCGCGGCTACAAGCTGGCACTGGAGCAAGCCGGGCTGACGGTCCATCCGCAGCATGTCCTGAATGCGGAATGGGAGCCGGATAACGCCTATCATCTCGTTCTGAAATATCTTGATAGGCATAGCGTCCAACTGCCGACAGCCGTTTTTGCGGCCAGTGACATTATGGCGATGGCGGCGATGCGTGCCATTTCGGAGAAAGGCTACCGGATACCGCAGGATTTTGCCATTATAGGTTTTGATGACAATGAGCCGTCCCGCTATACCGTTCCTCCGCTTTCGACCATTCATATCCCGACGCTCGAAATTGGAAGTGTGGCTGCACGAACAATCCTGCAAAGTATTCAAGCGCCTTATCCGCTGCCTATTAAGATCTTGCTGCCATTCCAGCCCATCTTCCGTCAGTCCAGCAATTCGAAAATATAA
- a CDS encoding right-handed parallel beta-helix repeat-containing protein produces the protein MLIVGVSLAVLGFGIASVKAPSAAASGTEYYVSANGSDSNAGTSSAPWKTLQHAADTAGPGSTVYVRGGVYNEKLKITKSGSADQGPITFTSYDSEQAVIDGTGLSVSGTEGIIDITDVNYVAIRGFEVRNYTTTKSNVMPVGIYVHGSGSYITLSNNKIHDIKNTSTPAGTDLLGRDAHGIAVYGTKAPESIHDVTIDGNELYNLVLGSSESLVLNGNVDTFSVTNNKIHDNDNIGIDIIGYEGKSPNAAYDQARNGFVSGNQIYNITSNNNPSYGKKLPNNSNAADGIYVDGGKDSIIERNYSYNNDIGVEIASEHAGKSTSNITIRSNVIYNNRLTGIAMGGYDTKRGSTVGCHIVNNTLYKNDTLGDGSGQLYVQYDTQNNVIENNIFVASSSNVLIYNEYIKNSGNVVDYNLYFAPGGSSNATWTWKNKEYTGFAAYQKGTGNDAHSRFADPLFLNAASNDFHLKPASPAMDSGLTDTSIIGSLDIGGQARVQGAGVNMGAYE, from the coding sequence ATGCTGATTGTGGGAGTTAGTTTGGCTGTATTAGGTTTCGGAATCGCAAGCGTCAAGGCGCCTTCGGCTGCAGCTTCGGGAACCGAGTATTATGTATCGGCAAACGGGAGCGATTCGAATGCAGGTACGAGCAGCGCACCATGGAAAACCTTGCAGCACGCAGCTGATACCGCAGGTCCCGGAAGCACGGTTTATGTTCGCGGCGGAGTGTATAACGAAAAACTCAAGATCACCAAATCGGGTTCCGCGGACCAAGGTCCGATTACATTCACCAGCTATGACTCGGAGCAGGCCGTGATCGATGGAACAGGGCTGTCCGTGAGCGGAACCGAAGGCATCATCGACATCACCGACGTTAATTATGTTGCCATCCGAGGGTTTGAGGTTCGCAACTATACGACTACCAAAAGCAATGTCATGCCCGTCGGGATTTACGTACACGGCTCCGGCAGTTATATTACGCTGTCCAACAACAAAATCCATGACATTAAAAATACGTCAACCCCAGCAGGAACCGATCTTCTCGGGCGGGATGCTCATGGCATTGCCGTGTATGGAACCAAAGCTCCGGAGTCCATCCATGACGTGACAATTGACGGCAACGAGCTCTACAATCTGGTGCTGGGTTCCAGCGAATCGCTCGTGTTAAACGGCAATGTTGATACCTTTTCCGTGACGAACAACAAGATTCATGATAATGACAATATAGGGATCGATATTATCGGGTACGAGGGCAAATCGCCGAATGCGGCCTATGATCAGGCAAGAAACGGGTTCGTAAGCGGCAATCAGATCTACAATATTACTTCAAATAACAATCCGTCCTACGGGAAAAAGCTTCCGAACAACAGCAATGCGGCGGATGGTATTTATGTTGATGGGGGCAAAGACAGCATCATCGAGCGGAACTACAGCTACAATAATGACATCGGGGTTGAAATCGCCTCTGAGCATGCAGGGAAATCCACCAGTAATATAACGATCCGCAGCAATGTGATCTATAATAACCGCTTAACCGGTATTGCCATGGGCGGCTATGATACAAAGCGCGGGTCGACAGTGGGTTGCCATATCGTCAACAACACATTATACAAAAATGACACCCTGGGTGACGGCAGCGGTCAGCTGTACGTTCAATATGATACCCAGAACAATGTTATTGAAAATAATATTTTCGTAGCCAGTTCTTCGAATGTGCTGATCTATAACGAATATATAAAGAATTCTGGCAATGTGGTCGATTATAATCTGTATTTTGCCCCGGGTGGAAGCTCGAATGCCACCTGGACCTGGAAAAATAAAGAGTATACAGGATTCGCCGCATACCAAAAAGGAACAGGCAATGACGCCCACTCCCGATTTGCGGATCCTTTGTTCTTGAACGCCGCCTCTAACGATTTCCACCTGAAGCCAGCTTCGCCGGCCATGGATTCGGGATTAACGGATACCAGCATCATTGGATCACTGGATATCGGCGGGCAGGCACGGGTTCAGGGAGCTGGCGTGAATATGGGCGCGTACGAATAG
- a CDS encoding carbohydrate ABC transporter permease has translation MHRRNKWLDGLIMLVLIVAACAMLMPYAWMVLSSLKSNMEIVSGSHTFLPSKASLEGYRTVLVDAPFGRWLMNSAVTSVVITAATLFTSALAGYIFAKHQFKGQKLLFILILATMMIPFQVIMIPTYLITAKLGLVNQLMAIILPNLVSSYGVFLAKQFIEDIPQDLLDAARMDGAGELRLMVRIIAPLILPMLSALGIFTFMNSWNNYLWPLIILNDESKMTVPLALVYFNGTHMVNYNVVMSAAVLITLPVIAVFLIFQKQFIKGLTMTGMK, from the coding sequence ATGCACCGCAGAAATAAATGGTTGGATGGTTTGATTATGCTGGTGTTGATAGTAGCCGCTTGTGCGATGCTGATGCCTTATGCATGGATGGTTTTGTCTTCTTTAAAAAGCAACATGGAGATCGTATCCGGTTCACACACTTTTTTACCGAGTAAGGCCAGTCTGGAGGGCTATCGCACCGTGCTGGTGGATGCGCCTTTCGGAAGGTGGCTGATGAACAGTGCGGTGACTTCCGTCGTGATTACGGCAGCGACGCTTTTTACAAGTGCTCTAGCCGGTTATATTTTTGCCAAGCATCAATTCAAAGGACAGAAGCTTCTGTTCATTCTAATTCTTGCGACGATGATGATTCCTTTTCAGGTTATTATGATTCCGACCTATCTCATCACTGCAAAATTAGGTTTGGTCAACCAGTTGATGGCTATTATTTTGCCGAATCTGGTAAGCTCCTACGGCGTTTTTCTCGCCAAACAATTTATTGAGGATATCCCGCAGGATCTGCTGGATGCGGCAAGAATGGACGGTGCGGGCGAGCTGCGACTGATGGTTCGGATCATTGCGCCTCTCATTCTGCCCATGCTGTCTGCTCTCGGCATTTTTACCTTTATGAATTCCTGGAACAATTATTTATGGCCGCTTATTATTCTAAATGATGAGAGCAAAATGACGGTTCCTTTGGCACTGGTTTATTTTAACGGAACGCATATGGTCAACTATAACGTCGTGATGTCGGCGGCCGTGCTGATTACGCTTCCAGTTATTGCAGTGTTTCTCATATTCCAAAAGCAATTTATCAAAGGCCTGACGATGACGGGCATGAAGTAA